GTGAATGATTTGATAAGATGGTGCCTCAAATGTATTCTATTGTGAAGCTGCCCCCCAAAAAATTTAGGGCCGTTGTGCCACCAACTGAAAACGTTAGTCTGGAGCCCTGTGTTGACACACAAGACCTAAAATTAAGTCACTCAAGACACGTTTTCCTTTACAATCCCATTTTTTCCCTCAGGGTGACATGGCaagttttattttaccttttatttatacAAGTAAATTAAGAAgaatcgtatttacaatgacgacctgtcATAGAAGCACAGTCAACAAAGACCTCTGAGTGACTCCTGACCTTCTCTAGTTGCCTCTGCTGCTCAGCCAGCTGGGTGTCCATCTTGGCGATGACTTCTTTGAGCCTTGTTCTCTCCTCTGCCATGGCCCtctgctgctggcccagacggtcCTGCATCACTGAAAGAGTAGACAAGCTGACTTTCACATAACATTGTGACATTCTCACTGACTGAAGGGAAAATAAATAGAAACAGCAGTATTAtgaaaatctttttttttctttcataaaACTGAGTGGTGGTATCATACCTCGGAGCTGTTCGTCTCTCTGCCGTGCCCCCTGCTCCAGCCCCTGGGCTGTGTTCTCATGGGTGCTCTCCACCCGAGATGAAAGGTCCCCCAGCCTGTGGGAGAAATGCTCCATCTGCTCAATCACCACTGTCAGGGACCTACAACGCCAATACACAGAATGAGGGAGACTATATGATGTCAACCTGTAGTAAGTTACGAGTTTGGTTACATGTAGCATGTCCTTTATAATTCTTATGCAAAGGTCGGAGATTAAGCAGAGTATGGTTAAAAATGAGTTGAGTAGAAATGCATGTGTGACCTGGTTTGTGATGTGGCACTGGTCACAGCATCAATCTCCTCATCCTTCAATCTCTTCAGTCTCTGGACCTGATCCTCGTGGTCTTTCTTCATCTCCAAAATAGACTTCCTAGAGGAAGGAAACCGTGACAAAGAAACATTTAGGAACATTATGGAAATATAAAGATACATTCTTTTATCCACAAGCTGtgaaaatattatttattttacctttttaactaggcaagtcagttaagaacaaattcttattttcaatgactgcctaggaacagtgggttaactgcctgttcaggggcagaaggacagatttgtaccttgtcagctcgggggtttgaacttgcaaccttccggtccaacactctaaccactaggctaccctgctgccccaaataGCTGAGCTTTAGGGAGAAAATACAGGCATGGCCACAATCTCTTGTTCTCTAATGTGGTATCTTGCAGCCCCCTACCTCTGTAGGTCTCTGAGTCGCTCCACCTCTCGGTCTCTGTCCTGCTGGGTTTGGGCCAGTCTGCGCTGGTGCTTTGCCTGCAGCTCCATACGCTCCTGTTCAGCTATACGTGTGACGGTGGCTAGGCGCTCTGCTAGGTCCTCGCATTCCTGTCGTGCCCGTGCTTCTCGCTGTGCCGCGGAATCGTCAAGCAGCTTCACACGAGCCCTGGTGGATGCACACACACTCTTTTGGGTAAAGAGGTAGTGATTCAGTGGTGGTGGCAGGACCTCTATAGGTCTCCGAGCTCCTGTCAtacctgtgtgtgttctccatgAGCTCAGTGTCCTGCTTGTGTCTCTGCTGAACACTCTCCAGCAACATCTGGTTCTGGTCTAGCTCCTGCTGTAGAGATCTCACCTGGAAGAGAATACGCAGTAGTCAGCTGAATGTTGTTTATGGAAGTGGCAGAAAGAGGAAGAGCACTGTCAAAAAGACAGTTGATAGATAGATACCTGTCCCTCCAGTTTGATGATGCGGGCCTGTAAAGCTAGATGTCCATTCTGCTTCTCAgtgtctctcttctgtctctgcaGCCCAGCTACATCCACAGCTCCCCCTAACCCCAGCAGCTGGGACTCCAACTACGGTCAGAGACGGATACCAAAGTCAAGTTACCGAAGACTCTCAAAGGGGAACATCTGATAAAACCTAAGGTATCTGTGTTCAAATTAGTAAAACAAATTAAATGTGAAGTGTTTCCATCAAATGAAAAGGTGATTGGAGATTTGTTTCACCTGCTGTTGTAGCAAGAGTTGTTGCAAACTGTTGGCTGAAAGAGACACCTGTTTAAAAGAATGTTAAACAATTAAATAAGTGACTTATGGTTTCCAAACATATATCATCCATAATGACATTAGGGCATATAAACAAAAAATAGAAAGGCCTCTACATACCTGTGGTTGGACAACAGGTGCAGTGTTCTGCATCTGGCTTTGCTGTGGCACTGGGAAACCAAGAACAGTATGTGTCAATCAGGACAATCTGCCCATCATCAATGCTAGTGATTGATAAGAAACTAGAGGCATAACTATTAGAAATACGAATACAGTTAGAAAGTTATTCAAAATGACTACTGTCCATAAGCTATCCATCCCTATGTTTCCCTAAGAGTACCTACACTGCATAAAGCCAGGCATCATAGCATGGGGCATGGGGCCAGACATAGACTGCCTTGGCTGGGCAGGGTAGTTAGGGGGCAGCTCTGCTTGACTTGGCCATCCTGGCTCCCTCTGATCCTGCAGGGCTGGTGGATGGTACTGTTGGGGCAGGGGGAAGCTAATGGTAGCAGAGGTTGGCAGGGGAGAGGGGTCTGGGGTCTGGTCAGGATAGAAGCCTACTCTAGCAGACACAGCTGTGGATAGAAAGGGGGAGACTagttgagaggaggggaaaggctCAGGTTTGGTGGGGGGATGTTGGATGACTATTGTGGGGGATTGTGGAGGAGATGAGTGGACTGCTCGTCTGGTATCTGTGGGGAGGGGAGAGCTGATGTGTGCCTTTGACATGACTGTGGGTTGTGGATGTGAGACAAGCTCAGTACGGGTCTTAGGTGTTGGTAAGTGAGGGGTGTGGTCTGTGTATGAATTCTGCCTGATAGGCTCAGTTTCTTCAGCAGTGGAATGAGCTGGTCGGGGCTGGGCATAACTCTTTGTCCCTATTGGCTCAGCAGGGTCACTAGTGAATTTGTGATTGGTTTCCTGTGTCTGCTCAGGAGGGTCAGGTGGGATAGGTGTAGACATTCTAGTAGGCTCTGGGTCAGCTAAATGACTAGAAAGAGACTTGGCTTGAAAAAACAATGTTTGTTATAAAAGAAGCTTCCCATGAGGTAGAAGTTGAATAGCACAACGTAGAGGGAAAAGGGACATGGTTAGCTGGGTCCTCTAAGATGGGAGTGAGTAACATACCAGGCCTGAACTGGTCCTCTCTCACTGGGGTAGAATGAGCAGTAGGGCTGGGCTGCCTGTGGGAGGGCTCCCTGGGCAGAGGAGAATCTCTTGAAGAGAAGGAACATAATCCTGACCTCAATGTCCAAAAGCACCAGAACTCATATAGCACACTGGGGCAATATTGCAGTGGTAGATATTATACATCACAGCTATTTAGATTAAGGTTGATCATACCCTGGTTCCTTGTTGGGGGTGGATGCATCTTTCCTCCTGGAAGCTGGTGAAGAACCACGTTTGCTGAGGAAGTAACAGACAATCAATGTCAACATACTGAGATGTAAGCAGTCGCTTCTAATGTAGACGTTTCTCTAGAACTGTGGAAGTATGACCCAGCCTTCACTGTAGAGTACCCTAGTCCTAGCCTTACCTAGTCCTATAGCCTTACCTGAGAAACGACTCCAGATCCACCTCGTCTCCAAACCCCAGAAAGTCTTCCTGGGTTGTCCTCTTTTCCTCTGACCGTGTGGATGATTGAGTCTTCTTCCTGCTCAATGCCCCTGATAGCCAATCATCTTCGTGCTTTTGGCTTGCAGAGACCTCTACACTGGGTCCTACTGGTTTGGAGTATTTGAAGGAGGTGTTTGGAGTCTCTGTCGATGGCTGTGGAATGTGGTTGCCAGAAGAGGAGGGTTTGCTTCCCACTGACGAAGAGGAGGGGGTCTTCAAGGGTTCTGGTACAGGCGGGGGCTCTTCCTCATCATCCTGCGAGAGCCCCAGCCAGTCTGCAGCAGGCCGGGGAAAGGTAGGGGTGAGCGTGGTGGGGGTGATGGGTTTGAGTTTCTTCTCAGGAGAAGAGGCACTGTTGTCCTCAGTGGAGAATCTGAAAAGGAGTGGCTAATCTTAGATTGTGGCCATTTCCTTTGTCATACACTCTGGTCCAGTAGCTGACATATAATCTGTGTTCCTGAAGCTTATCTATCTAAATATGATGTACTTGTTATTGACCCAACTAAGCATTGATCCAGGCTTTGACCAAAACAAACTGAGGGCTTCTGCTAGAGCTCTGACTTACCTGACCGACTGTCTGCGTGAGTGTCGTCCCTCCGGTGTAGTGACCAGTGTAGGTTGATAGGAACCGAACGTCAGGTCTTCTTCTAGGAAGGGGTCTGACAAAGGGAAACATCAACTCTCATTTCATTCATTCAAGAATACTATATCACACAACATGGAGTGTTAGCTACCTTTAGTAGTGGGGGTCTCCTGATGATGCTTCTGCTTTTCCTGCTGCTGCGGAGggtccttcctctcccctgttgGAGGGCGCTCCAGAAGGCGAGGGGAAGTCCCACGCCCCAGAATCTCATCTAGCCTGGTGCGTGCTCTTTGAGGGAGCTcactgctgctagagacagtcAGCGCAGAGGAACAGGGAAGTTACATTTCAAATGAACTTTTTGTTGGGTTTATCATAGTCCATAGGTTTTGTAATAGCCTTGGTTGGAACTTATGATGTTGACTGAGGCATTTGAGACCCACCTCTCATTCTTTGGTATGAGCACGGTCTCATTCTTCTTAGGGCTCTCTTTGGGACTCTCCCCAAACCCCAATGCATTCATTAGGTCATCCTCGTCATCATCAAACGTAAGCTCGTCCCGCTTTTTTGGAACTGGAGCTGGTGAGGCTTACAGGAGAAATATATGCATTTGATACCCAAAGGAAGAGTGCCAGAATGTATGTTAAAATGTATAAAACACAAAAGTTCACCAACCTGTTTCTTTTTTCTTTATGATAGGGGAGTCTGGGGGCGGCACTGATTTCTCTGGAGGAGCTTTTTTGGGGATTTTTGGCTCATTTTTGTCTTCTATGGGTAGATCATCTAACAGGTCAGCCAAAGGGTCATCAAAGTCTGTAGACAACAGATATGATACCAGAGCTGGGGATACTGTTTTGATATTGATATGCTTTATGGTGTTAAGAACTCTACACTTAGGGCCACTCTAATGGATTTTACAGTTGACCTGATATTTTTTGGTCTATACATGGGTCCAACTGTTAGCTTTGGTACCTTTTGTGTTAGTTGTTGGGGCaagaacatcatcatcatcatcatcatcatctgaagcAATGCAGCAATGGGGAGAAATAATGTACAATTATGTATATTTGCATGGTATTAATACTAATTTGGTGGCCCAGTGTAGCCAGACTAGCCAAAGACCCAGACAGTCAGCTCACTAGTGAAGCTGAACCTCTTGTAGCCACGTGCCGTCGATGCAGGAGCAGAACTTGGCTTCTTCTCCTCAATGTCTGGCTCATCTGAGATTCCTCCTTTTAACTTGTTTCCTGATTTAGGAGGATTTTTCGTAGGTCCTCCAATGCCAGAGCCTTTACTCTGAGCTGGGGCTGAACTGGGCTTTTTCTTTGATCCAAAGAGATCAGCGTCCATATCATCTATGTCCTATGTAAGGATAGAACAGACACAGCTGGGTTATGAACGTCCACACATAAAGCCTGGAGGCTTACTCCCTGAGAATTTGTCATTAGAACAAGGCACCATTACCTTCATGCTCTCCAGTAAGGCTGTGGGATCAGCCTCAGAAACATCAGAGCCCTGGATTGGAAGTGAATATAAAATATGTATATGAAGGAAAATATAGTCAACTGCCTCCCTGCCATACTTAATGTATGACCTGCCAACTCACCTCATCATTTTCAGCTTCCTCAGCCAGTTTGCTGAAGAAGTCGTCGTCGCCCAATAGTGAGCTGGAGAACCAAAACGCATAGAATGAGCAAGCAGACTGACAGTATCCTCTGTCTAAATAGTCACGAAAGAAAGAGTTGAGACTACTCTCTGATCTGGCAGTACATTTTTTTCAGtcacagttaactcactgttttCCACTGTGTGATggtagaggaggtcctagtctgccTGCTTCACGGGCCAGAGCTTTGGCCTTCACTGGGAAATCTGTACAAATAAACAGGAAAACTTTATCACTACACAGTGTGTACGTACAGTATATTATACTAATGATTTGTCAGTTTGAATGGTCATAGATCTGTTGTAGGGATGTAATCACATACCATCATCTCCCAACAGGTCTCCTAACATATCATCAATTGAACCTGTAGTACAAAAACATCCTATTGAATGAATCTGTGCGCACCATTGAAGTTGTATTGTGCAGGATTTAAATAGGTAAATAACAACATCAGAGGGACTTACTCTTCTGTCCTTTCTTCTGTTTAGCCTGTATCGATTAGGAACACATAGGATAGAGGGTGTGTTTAATTTGTGATActttccaacaggaatctgtttcAAAAACATACAAAGTAGCACGATAAATTCACCTTACTAACTAGCTGTCGAATAGGCATAAACTCACCACAAAGCttattcttaatgtttgtccATGGGCTACCAGATTGAGGATAGACATTTTTCGGAATAAACGCGGTGAGTGTTAAACTTAATGACATAGCCCACTCCCTACCGGGTATCTTATTCGGTCGCTATACaactttgtatgcgttgtttgttggcaaccttgttatATACGAAGTTTCTGGAACAGTTTCCTGTTGGAACGTTAAATAAATTATACCCACCCAGGTTAGGGGTTTTAAAACAAAGTTCGCTGCAATCAATGGGGGTGACTGGCACTTGAATAAACTGTTAGCTTTAACTAGAAGCTATCTTGTTGTGGGGAATTAGCTAGCTCTCAACAACCTATACTGAGCACTATTACATTACAGAGGGTTGATCTTGCAGAATGGCCAATAATGTATTAGTAGACTTATGATAAATGACTCTTATCTTGATTTGGATAGTATACGATACTTACCATGATGTTTCTCTGACTGCAGCAGCGTTAAATCTGAGCAAATGtaatagctaatgttagctagctagctaaagtaaaGCGTCAAGGTGACTAACCACAGCGAAGGGAAATCCCAAGAAGTCTGCAAATTTGCTTTGGCTAGACGACTAGAAGCTACTATCTAGCTATTCTTTCACACACGTAGCTAGTATATTTGGTCACTAGCTACCTTTTTAAGCATTTAGAAACAACGGACGAATAATGCTGTTGTAAATGTGTTGTAACGTTACCACCAGCACTAGCTACATTCAAATGACATGGAAAGGCGGTTGTCTCATCATGAAGGCATTTAACGTTAACtgtgtagctaacgttagctaaaaaaTCAAAACATACTCCCTCTGATTGACCAGGTTGAATGACTGAATATTAACTTAAATATTTAGAGTAAATCTAACCATCCCTCAATTTAAGTAAATAAAATACCAATCCATATGCTTTTATCAGTGTATTTACCCGCAGGTTCCTCTGTTGTAGCATTTTCAACGTACACTCCCTGTCTACCAGTGAATTATTGGTAAACATTCTGTTTGGTCCCCACCAGGTGGCGTTTCAGGTTAGAACATTTCAAGATATGAGTTATTATTGTACAGAATAGCAGGATATAGAATAACAAATATTGCTTTTATCTAGCTAAATACTTTTTGTTTAATTGCAGGTTAGTATTGGTGTACATAAGCGAAGTAACCGATTATATAACAACATTAATAATTGGTCTACATAGCTAATCATTCAGTCAATGGTGGTGATGGACTGTATCAACGACACCCAACAAAATCTCAGTGGCACGAACAGATtaattaaaggaaaactccacccaaaaactatTTTGGGGTATTTGTTTATTTAGTCCATTGTTGATTCAGTCCCAAAATgtgttgcatgtcagcaatcacgtTTTCAAGATATATAACTTTCGAAATACAGCTGgaatgatgcattttgcatcatataattttttttatttttttattttattttacctttatttaaccagataggcaacttgagaacaagttctcatttacaattgcgacctggccaagataaagcaaagcagttcgacagatacaacgacacagagttacacatggagtaaaacaaacatacagtcaataatacagtataaacaagtctatatacaatgtgagcaaatgaggtgagaagggaggtaaaggcaaaaaaggccatggtggcaaggtaaatacaatatagcaagtaaaacactggaatggtcgttttgcaatggaagaatgtgcaaagtagaaataaaaataatggggtgcaaaggagcaaaataaataaattaaatacagttgggaaagaggtagttgtttgggctaaattgtaggtgggctatgtacaggtgcagtaatctgtgagctgctctgacagttggtgcttaaagctagtgagggagataagtgtttccagtttcagagatttttgtagttcgttccagtcattggcagcagagaactggaaagagaggcggccaaagaaagaattggttttgggggtgactagagagatatacctgctggagcgtgtgctacaggtgggagatgctatggtgaccagcgagctgagataaggggggactttacctagcagggtcttgtagatgacatggagccagtgggtttggcgacgagtatgaagcgagggccagccaacgagagcgtacaggtcgcaatggtgggtagtatatggggctttggtgacaaaacggattgcactgtgatagactgcatccaatttgttgagtagggtattggaggctattttgtaaatgacatcgccaaagtcgaggattggtaggatggtcagttttacaagggtatgtttggcagcatgagtgaaggatgctttgttgcgaaataggaagccaattctagatttaactttggattggagatgtttgatatgggtctggaaggagagtttacagtctaaccagacacctaagtatttgtagttgtccatgtattctaagtcagagccgtccagagtagtgatgttggatagGCGGGTAGGtaaggtagcgatcggttgaagagcatgcatttagttttacttgtatttaagagcaattggaggccacggaaggaaagttgtatggcattgaagcttgcctggagggttgttaacacagtgtccaaataagggccggaagtatacagaatggtgtcgtctgcgtagaggtggatcagagactcaccagcagcaagagcgacctcattgatgtatacagagaagagagtcggtccaagaattgaaccctgtggcacccccatagagactgccagaggtccggacaacagaccctccgatttgacacactgaactctatcagagaagtagttggtgaaccaggcgaggcaatcatttgagaaaccaaggctgttgagtctgccgatgaggatgtggtgattgacagagtcgaaagccttggccagatcaatgaatacggctgcacagtaatgtttcttatcgatggcggttaagatatcgtttaggaccttgagcgtggctgaggtgcacccatgaccagctctgaaaccagattgcatagcagagaaagtatggtgagattcgaaatggtcggtaatctgtttgttgacttggctttcgaagaccttagaaaggcatggtaggatagatataggtctgtagcagtttgggtcaagagtgtccccccctttgaagagggggatgaccgcagctgctttccaatctttgggaatctcagacgacacgaaagagaggttgaacaggctagtaataggggtggcaacaatttcggcagataattttagaaagaaagggtcttgcagctctttcagaacatcagctgaatgttCTGAATGGATGgacagctgaatggatttgggagaaggagaaatggggaaggcttgggcgagttgctgttgggggtgcagtgctgttgacaggggcaggagtagccaggtggaaagcatggccagcagtagaaaaatgcttatatTTTCAATTATATTTTGCTtatattttcaattatggtggatttatcagtggtgacagtgtttcctatcttcagtgcagtgggcagctgggaggaggtgttcttattctccatggactttacagtgtcccagaacttttttgagttagtgttgcaagaagcaaatttctgcttgaaaaagctagccaaTGCTAGCTATAATGCTGCGATTTGAAAGTTATAGATCTTGAAAACTTTATTGGTTACATGCAAAACATCTTGTCCCCTTCCCATTCCAGCACCAACAACACAGAGCACTTAGGTTTGTGAGGTGGGATTAAACCAATTGTATTTGAGCTCCTAACAAGTAGGGCAGTAGAGATCATAGAATTGTGTCAGACGGTAATTGTCATGCAAATAACTgccagtctcacggtaattgaccgttaattaacataaacacatttagcgtACAtaggcttccacacatagcctacaagccactgatgcagacctttggaacatctacatttaaaaaaactcttaacaaatacatttaatatagcctacacattacAATAAAtctatttattttaggcaggtctgaAGAAAAtgatgatatgaagaaaatgttgcctatttcagaagaacagaatagcatattctgagttgtccatatgttaggtcctgatctggctatgcaaTATGACTGTAGGccacactagttcatttagcagacaaggtTTGCTTATAATTCCCATGGCATTATTTTGTAGTAAGAGGAATACAATTGAatatagctgaataaaatagaaaatatatttttccaaATGAGGGAGCACATTTAACAAAGTGataatttgaaacaggtcctcTTATATGCTTaattatttatgcaactttagctgtgatacaaaccttaagctgtatgttttgatttctaatacgttctaaatcaaatcaaatgttattggtcacacacatggttagcagatgtaaatgcaagtgtagcgaaatgcttgtacttctagttctgaccgtgtagtaatctaacaagtaatctaacaatttcacaactaccttatacacacaagtgtaaaggaattaataagaatatgtacatataaatatatggatgagtgatggccgaatgggataggcaagatgcagtagatggtatagagtacagtatatacatatgagatgtaatgtcgggtatgtaaacattatataaagtgaccttgtttaaagtgactagtgatacatttatttaattattaaagtggctagagatttctAAGGttgcatggggcggcagggtagcctggtggttagagcgttggactagtaaggttgtgcaagttcaaacccccaagctgacaaggtacaaatctgtcgttctgcccctgaacaggcagttaacccactgttattgaaaataagaatttgttcttaactgacttgcctggttaaataaaggttttaaaaaaatgttttaaatgatgCGACTCCAATGTTCAGAACAGGTCGATTTGCCCCCTCCCCGCCAATAATtactttaaatgttttaatttttttagtTGGGGCCCAGCAGGTAGCATATGAACACGTCATAAGCAATGGCAAAatgtaggaaattagctttaaaggtTGACTTTGGGCACAAAAAACAGTCAAACTCCTCCTTTCTCAATTTTCAAATATACATTTATAATTTAAAACTTTTTAAAAATTAAGTAGGTTAAAAGCAGCTTTTCCGTCTCGCTTTTGGTGGTTCATCGATTTGTCATTCTGGTCATGCACTCCGAGACCGACGTAGCTAGTTGATTAGCTAAGCTGGCCACTTGTAACTAGCCAGTAACTCCTCCAGTATGTGTTGAGGTCATTTCACATGATTGGTTTTTGCACAGAAACTGTAGAGATTGGTAAGAAATGGCACTTCTGTTTTTAAGCATTAAATGACCTGATATAATGATGCATTGATCAGCTATCCAATTTAAAGCTGTTATATTTGTGGTTTTGTCCAAAGTCGacctttaaagtaactgtccagtgtttccagatctctatgaaatatgacctataattaattacaatatgagtgaaataattTTCCTTACAATTTTTTTATTATGcatgttaaaaagcagcttttttgtcacaccctgatcagtttcacctgtccgtgtgtttgtctccaccccctccaggtgttgcttgttttccccagtgtatttatccctgtgtttcctgtctctctgtgccagtgtatttatccctgtctctctgtgccagttcgtcttatatgtccaagtcaaccagcgtgtttttcccggtTGCTTGCCTTCTCTATTCTCTTTTTGctagtcttcccggttttgacccttgcctgtttctggactctttACCCGCCTGCCTTttgccttgacctcgagcctgcctgccactctgtacctcctgggcTCTGAACTGGTTtggaccttttgcctgtccacgaccattctcttgcctacccctctGGATTattattgtaagactccaaccatctgcctcctgtgtctgcatctgggtctcaccttgtgctcTGAtacttttctgtgtgtgtgtgtgtgtgtgtgtgtgtgtgtgtgtgtccgtccgtccgtccgtccgtccaacaacagaatgctgtgggcGTATACCAGTCATTAAAAATATTATTgaaagggcctcccgggtggcgtgctaaccaaggttgccaggtgcacggtgttcctTCTGACACATTTGTGCGtatggcttccgggttggatacgcgctgtgttaagaagcagtacggcttggttgggttgtgtatcggaggatgcatgactttcgaccttcgtctcccgagcccgtacgggagttgtagcgatgagacaaaatagtagctactaacaattggataccacgaaattgcggagaaaaagggggtaaaaaaaaaatatatatatatatatattattgcgAGTagcc
This sequence is a window from Oncorhynchus mykiss isolate Arlee chromosome 13, USDA_OmykA_1.1, whole genome shotgun sequence. Protein-coding genes within it:
- the LOC110486551 gene encoding fas-binding factor 1 isoform X1 — encoded protein: MFTNNSLVDRECTLKMLQQRNLRAKQKKGQKSSIDDMLGDLLGDDDFPVKAKALAREAGRLGPPLPSHSGKHSLLGDDDFFSKLAEEAENDEGSDVSEADPTALLESMKDIDDMDADLFGSKKKPSSAPAQSKGSGIGGPTKNPPKSGNKLKGGISDEPDIEEKKPSSAPASTARGYKRFSFTNDDDDDDDVLAPTTNTKDFDDPLADLLDDLPIEDKNEPKIPKKAPPEKSVPPPDSPIIKKKETASPAPVPKKRDELTFDDDEDDLMNALGFGESPKESPKKNETVLIPKNESSSELPQRARTRLDEILGRGTSPRLLERPPTGERKDPPQQQEKQKHHQETPTTKDPFLEEDLTFGSYQPTLVTTPEGRHSRRQSVRFSTEDNSASSPEKKLKPITPTTLTPTFPRPAADWLGLSQDDEEEPPPVPEPLKTPSSSSVGSKPSSSGNHIPQPSTETPNTSFKYSKPVGPSVEVSASQKHEDDWLSGALSRKKTQSSTRSEEKRTTQEDFLGFGDEVDLESFLSKRGSSPASRRKDASTPNKEPGDSPLPREPSHRQPSPTAHSTPVREDQFRPAVSARVGFYPDQTPDPSPLPTSATISFPLPQQYHPPALQDQREPGWPSQAELPPNYPAQPRQSMSGPMPHAMMPGFMQLPQQSQMQNTAPVVQPQVSLSANSLQQLLLQQQLESQLLGLGGAVDVAGLQRQKRDTEKQNGHLALQARIIKLEGQVRSLQQELDQNQMLLESVQQRHKQDTELMENTHRARVKLLDDSAAQREARARQECEDLAERLATVTRIAEQERMELQAKHQRRLAQTQQDRDREVERLRDLQRKSILEMKKDHEDQVQRLKRLKDEEIDAVTSATSQTRSLTVVIEQMEHFSHRLGDLSSRVESTHENTAQGLEQGARQRDEQLRVMQDRLGQQQRAMAEERTRLKEVIAKMDTQLAEQQRQLEKERWRVNAEQAKADSSQRGLDEERRSLTQHISMEREELERAKSALLEEQQQVMQRCAEERRKLAAEWTQFHTQEKQRQDRAEREASRALERDAHREGSIISMAQEQVDLKLRAGELKQHEAAVAREREALERQREELDREKERLSGTGLQLKTRAQEVEAFSKLASEKYNEGEKALQESRQVETEHQTRLRSIHSQMERLRQQEQHLHQERMKMTEQRREMEALKHNLPITPFPQAIFTDFRPVSAVPQMASTKAVRQPPPLVSSPDSTELQARLALLRHTAEKDRDFLQDEQFFLDTLKKAPYNSAFHTD
- the LOC110486551 gene encoding fas-binding factor 1 isoform X6, with protein sequence MLGDLLGDDDFPVKAKALAREAGRLGPPLPSHSGKHSLLGDDDFFSKLAEEAENDEGSDVSEADPTALLESMKDIDDMDADLFGSKKKPSSAPAQSKGSGIGGPTKNPPKSGNKLKGGISDEPDIEEKKPSSAPASTARGYKRFSFTNDDDDDDDVLAPTTNTKDFDDPLADLLDDLPIEDKNEPKIPKKAPPEKSVPPPDSPIIKKKETASPAPVPKKRDELTFDDDEDDLMNALGFGESPKESPKKNETVLIPKNESSSELPQRARTRLDEILGRGTSPRLLERPPTGERKDPPQQQEKQKHHQETPTTKDPFLEEDLTFGSYQPTLVTTPEGRHSRRQSVRFSTEDNSASSPEKKLKPITPTTLTPTFPRPAADWLGLSQDDEEEPPPVPEPLKTPSSSSVGSKPSSSGNHIPQPSTETPNTSFKYSKPVGPSVEVSASQKHEDDWLSGALSRKKTQSSTRSEEKRTTQEDFLGFGDEVDLESFLSKRGSSPASRRKDASTPNKEPGDSPLPREPSHRQPSPTAHSTPVREDQFRPAVSARVGFYPDQTPDPSPLPTSATISFPLPQQYHPPALQDQREPGWPSQAELPPNYPAQPRQSMSGPMPHAMMPGFMQLPQQSQMQNTAPVVQPQVSLSANSLQQLLLQQQLESQLLGLGGAVDVAGLQRQKRDTEKQNGHLALQARIIKLEGQVRSLQQELDQNQMLLESVQQRHKQDTELMENTHRARVKLLDDSAAQREARARQECEDLAERLATVTRIAEQERMELQAKHQRRLAQTQQDRDREVERLRDLQRKSILEMKKDHEDQVQRLKRLKDEEIDAVTSATSQTRSLTVVIEQMEHFSHRLGDLSSRVESTHENTAQGLEQGARQRDEQLRVMQDRLGQQQRAMAEERTRLKEVIAKMDTQLAEQQRQLEKERWRVNAEQAKADSSQRGLDEERRSLTQHISMEREELERAKSALLEEQQQVMQRCAEERRKLAAEWTQFHTQEKQRQDRAEREASRALERDAHREGSIISMAQEQVDLKLRAGELKQHEAAVAREREALERQREELDREKERLSGTGLQLKTRAQEVEAFSKLASEKYNEGEKALQESRQVETEHQTRLRSIHSQMERLRQQEQHLHQERMKMTEQRREMEALKHNLPITPFPQAIFTDFRPVSAVPQMASTKAVRQPPPLVSSPDSTELQARLALLRHTAEKDRDFLQDEQFFLDTLKKAPYNSAFHTD